The following proteins are co-located in the Bombus pyrosoma isolate SC7728 linkage group LG12, ASM1482585v1, whole genome shotgun sequence genome:
- the LOC122573523 gene encoding poly(ADP-ribose) glycohydrolase-like isoform X1 has product MSDPGFSFDEETLSPDIFNDVDNVTNNPVNSDDSSSMSIDVNGPEPLDDVPEWKGVSMDEIRKGLGVYDSQELPPICPSPSHIVLISLPLPARGTPKPYPTHQVEKWCQDYVRMPHSKRSVYPIDENGSRRCRNRWEIIQESLLQSFVSTHQLETAILSYNHTYAQRWDFTALHHFFSEVLDEDETNNFFETLMPKMVQLALQLPVLVTGSVPLLKRHTNGTISLSQLQIASLLANAFFCTFPRRNSTNPQSEYGRYPYINFNRLFSAYKEEKWNKCESVMEKMKCIFHYFRRVTSKAPEGVVTIQRRYIPKSDCPKWDEQVQKLLPLHTTSKGTIEAEGTGFLQVDFANRYVGGGVLGLGCVQEEIRFVICPELMVTMLVTEELDDTEALIVSGIERYSKYKGYSNSFKWMGDYVDETPKDSSGRRLTSIVAIDALYFTHSEAQFNINNIIRELNKAYVGFVGCEGSKNNLPPIATGNWGCGAFRGNPKLKVLLQLMAAAVAGRSMVYFTFGDTNLRDDIAEIYMHFVKHETNIAHIFSLLVQYQEFASTRNSDFYRFLYNRSKIKPITQHFSKNIHTKISTAKEVYRKSKCVNNGEKRLFHLDVKKYPQIEEEKIQDWLTNADEDGIDKKKTEILKEEYVDVKRTVEKEQIQGKDNIKKKEGQIHDRDSTEKKKKSSLWKLLEDTAQAKTIQEHRLSGLELLDSKQELISQYLDNGCSKSTKDESRQSISISTDSHNIQKSTQTLSEISIPSHKHESPTKKVGQRKISDFFQSTN; this is encoded by the exons ATGTCGGACCCTGGATTCTCGTTTGACGAAGAAACGCTATCTCCAGATATCTTCAATGATGTAGATAACGTGACAAATAACCCTGTAAATTCTGATGATT CAAGCTCAATGTCTATTGATGTTAATGGACCAGAACCTTTGGATGATGTACCTGAATGGAAAGGTGTGAGCATGGATGAGATACGTAAAGGTTTAGGTGTATATGATAGCCAGGAGTTACCACCTATTTGTCCTTCTCCATCtcatatagtattaatatCG ttgCCATTACCGGCACGTGGAACACCCAAACCATATCCTACTCATCAAGTAGAAAAATGGTGTCAAGATTATGTTAGGATGCCACATTCAAAACGTAGTGTGTATCCAATAGATGAG AATGGATCTCGACGTTGTCGAAACAGATGGGAAATAATACAGGAATCATTACTTCAAAGTTTTGTTTCGACTCATCAGTTAGAAACTGCAATACTTTCTTATAATCACACATATGCACAGCGTTGGGATTTTACTGCACTGCATCATTTTTTTTCTGAG gTACTTGATgaagatgaaacaaataatttctttgaaactttgaTGCCGAAGATGGTTCAGCTTGCTTTGCAACTTCCTGTTTTGGTAACTGGTTCAGTGCCTCTTTTGAAACGTCACACTAATGGCACAATCAGTCTTAGCCAGTTACAAATAGCCTCTTTATTAGCTAATGCATTTTTCTGTACATTTCCAAGACGTAACTCAACTAATCCGCAATCTGAATATGGAAGATATCCATACATCAATTTCAATAG GTTGTTTTCAGCATATAAAgaggaaaaatggaataaatgtGAATCTGTAATGGAGAAgatgaaatgtatatttcattattttcggAGAGTAACATCTAAAG CCCCAGAAGGTGTGGTAACAATACAACGGCGTTATATTCCTAAATCTGATTGCCCAAAATGGGATGAACAAGTACAAAAACTATTACCCTTACATACTACAAGTAAAGGGACGATAGAAGCAGAAGGAACTGGATTTTTGCAAGTGGATTTTGCGAATAG ATATGTAGGTGGTGGAGTTCTTGGTTTAGGATGTGTACAAGAAGAGATAAGATTTGTAATTTGTCCTGAATTGATGGTAACAATGCTTGTTACAGAAGAATTAGATGATACTGAAGCATTAATTGTCAGTGGTATTGAAAGATATAGTAAATACAAAGGTTATAGTAACAGTTTTAAATGGATGGGAGACTATGTTGATGAAACACCTAAAGATAGCAGTGGAAGACGATTAACATCTATTGTTGCGATCGATGCCCTTTATTTTACGCACTCAGAAGCGCaatttaacataaataatataataagagaACTTAATAAG GCATATGTTGGATTTGTCGGTTGTGAAGGTAGTAAAAACAACCTGCCACCTATTGCAACCGGTAATTGGGGATGCGGTGCATTTCGTGGAAATCCAAAACTGAAAGTTTTATTACAGTTAATGGCAGCAGCTGTAGCAGGTCGATCAATGGTTTACTTTACCTTTGGAGACACAAATTTACGAGATGACATTGCTGAAATCTATATGCATTTTGTAAAACATGAAACAAATATAG ctcacattttttcattattgGTGCAGTATCAAGAATTTGCTTCAACAAGAAATTCAGATTTCTATCgttttttatataatcgaagtaaaataaaaccaattaCTCAACATTTcagtaaaaatattcacaCAAAAATTTCTACAGCAAAAGAAGTTTATAGAAAAAGTAAATGCGTTAATAACGGAGAAAAGAGATTATTTCATTTGGATGTTAAGAAGTATCCgcaaatagaagaagaaaaaatacaagatTGGTTAACAAATGCTGATGAAGACGGtatagataaaaagaaaacagagatTTTAAAGGAAGAATATGTAGATGTTAAAAGAACTGTAGAAAAAGAACAGATTCAGggtaaagataatataaaaaaaaaagaagggcaAATTCACGATAGAGATagtacagaaaaaaaaaagaaatcatctTTATGGAAACTTTTAGAAGATACGGCGCAGGCTAAAACAATTCAAGAACATCGATTATCTGGTTTGGAATTATTAGATTCAAAGCAAGAGCTTATTTCACAATATTTAGATAATGGTTGCAGTAAATCGACTAAAGATGAAAGTCGTCAGTCAATATCGATATCTACAGACTCGCATAATATACAGAAATCGACTCAAACTTTAAGTGAAATCTCTATACCTTCGCATAAACACGAATCGCCAACCAAGAAAGTtggacaaagaaaaatttcagacTTTTTCCAATCAACAAATTAA
- the LOC122573523 gene encoding poly(ADP-ribose) glycohydrolase-like isoform X2, whose amino-acid sequence MSIDVNGPEPLDDVPEWKGVSMDEIRKGLGVYDSQELPPICPSPSHIVLISLPLPARGTPKPYPTHQVEKWCQDYVRMPHSKRSVYPIDENGSRRCRNRWEIIQESLLQSFVSTHQLETAILSYNHTYAQRWDFTALHHFFSEVLDEDETNNFFETLMPKMVQLALQLPVLVTGSVPLLKRHTNGTISLSQLQIASLLANAFFCTFPRRNSTNPQSEYGRYPYINFNRLFSAYKEEKWNKCESVMEKMKCIFHYFRRVTSKAPEGVVTIQRRYIPKSDCPKWDEQVQKLLPLHTTSKGTIEAEGTGFLQVDFANRYVGGGVLGLGCVQEEIRFVICPELMVTMLVTEELDDTEALIVSGIERYSKYKGYSNSFKWMGDYVDETPKDSSGRRLTSIVAIDALYFTHSEAQFNINNIIRELNKAYVGFVGCEGSKNNLPPIATGNWGCGAFRGNPKLKVLLQLMAAAVAGRSMVYFTFGDTNLRDDIAEIYMHFVKHETNIAHIFSLLVQYQEFASTRNSDFYRFLYNRSKIKPITQHFSKNIHTKISTAKEVYRKSKCVNNGEKRLFHLDVKKYPQIEEEKIQDWLTNADEDGIDKKKTEILKEEYVDVKRTVEKEQIQGKDNIKKKEGQIHDRDSTEKKKKSSLWKLLEDTAQAKTIQEHRLSGLELLDSKQELISQYLDNGCSKSTKDESRQSISISTDSHNIQKSTQTLSEISIPSHKHESPTKKVGQRKISDFFQSTN is encoded by the exons ATGTCTATTGATGTTAATGGACCAGAACCTTTGGATGATGTACCTGAATGGAAAGGTGTGAGCATGGATGAGATACGTAAAGGTTTAGGTGTATATGATAGCCAGGAGTTACCACCTATTTGTCCTTCTCCATCtcatatagtattaatatCG ttgCCATTACCGGCACGTGGAACACCCAAACCATATCCTACTCATCAAGTAGAAAAATGGTGTCAAGATTATGTTAGGATGCCACATTCAAAACGTAGTGTGTATCCAATAGATGAG AATGGATCTCGACGTTGTCGAAACAGATGGGAAATAATACAGGAATCATTACTTCAAAGTTTTGTTTCGACTCATCAGTTAGAAACTGCAATACTTTCTTATAATCACACATATGCACAGCGTTGGGATTTTACTGCACTGCATCATTTTTTTTCTGAG gTACTTGATgaagatgaaacaaataatttctttgaaactttgaTGCCGAAGATGGTTCAGCTTGCTTTGCAACTTCCTGTTTTGGTAACTGGTTCAGTGCCTCTTTTGAAACGTCACACTAATGGCACAATCAGTCTTAGCCAGTTACAAATAGCCTCTTTATTAGCTAATGCATTTTTCTGTACATTTCCAAGACGTAACTCAACTAATCCGCAATCTGAATATGGAAGATATCCATACATCAATTTCAATAG GTTGTTTTCAGCATATAAAgaggaaaaatggaataaatgtGAATCTGTAATGGAGAAgatgaaatgtatatttcattattttcggAGAGTAACATCTAAAG CCCCAGAAGGTGTGGTAACAATACAACGGCGTTATATTCCTAAATCTGATTGCCCAAAATGGGATGAACAAGTACAAAAACTATTACCCTTACATACTACAAGTAAAGGGACGATAGAAGCAGAAGGAACTGGATTTTTGCAAGTGGATTTTGCGAATAG ATATGTAGGTGGTGGAGTTCTTGGTTTAGGATGTGTACAAGAAGAGATAAGATTTGTAATTTGTCCTGAATTGATGGTAACAATGCTTGTTACAGAAGAATTAGATGATACTGAAGCATTAATTGTCAGTGGTATTGAAAGATATAGTAAATACAAAGGTTATAGTAACAGTTTTAAATGGATGGGAGACTATGTTGATGAAACACCTAAAGATAGCAGTGGAAGACGATTAACATCTATTGTTGCGATCGATGCCCTTTATTTTACGCACTCAGAAGCGCaatttaacataaataatataataagagaACTTAATAAG GCATATGTTGGATTTGTCGGTTGTGAAGGTAGTAAAAACAACCTGCCACCTATTGCAACCGGTAATTGGGGATGCGGTGCATTTCGTGGAAATCCAAAACTGAAAGTTTTATTACAGTTAATGGCAGCAGCTGTAGCAGGTCGATCAATGGTTTACTTTACCTTTGGAGACACAAATTTACGAGATGACATTGCTGAAATCTATATGCATTTTGTAAAACATGAAACAAATATAG ctcacattttttcattattgGTGCAGTATCAAGAATTTGCTTCAACAAGAAATTCAGATTTCTATCgttttttatataatcgaagtaaaataaaaccaattaCTCAACATTTcagtaaaaatattcacaCAAAAATTTCTACAGCAAAAGAAGTTTATAGAAAAAGTAAATGCGTTAATAACGGAGAAAAGAGATTATTTCATTTGGATGTTAAGAAGTATCCgcaaatagaagaagaaaaaatacaagatTGGTTAACAAATGCTGATGAAGACGGtatagataaaaagaaaacagagatTTTAAAGGAAGAATATGTAGATGTTAAAAGAACTGTAGAAAAAGAACAGATTCAGggtaaagataatataaaaaaaaaagaagggcaAATTCACGATAGAGATagtacagaaaaaaaaaagaaatcatctTTATGGAAACTTTTAGAAGATACGGCGCAGGCTAAAACAATTCAAGAACATCGATTATCTGGTTTGGAATTATTAGATTCAAAGCAAGAGCTTATTTCACAATATTTAGATAATGGTTGCAGTAAATCGACTAAAGATGAAAGTCGTCAGTCAATATCGATATCTACAGACTCGCATAATATACAGAAATCGACTCAAACTTTAAGTGAAATCTCTATACCTTCGCATAAACACGAATCGCCAACCAAGAAAGTtggacaaagaaaaatttcagacTTTTTCCAATCAACAAATTAA